The window GCCTCATACGCCTCCATGATCTCTTTTTTCATGTTGATGTATTCCTGGCTCTCGAAAAGCTGGGGGATCTGCTTCTTCAGCGCCTCGATGAAATTGCTGATCTCTTTCTTAAACTGTATGCCGACGCCTCCCTCGAGGCGGATCAGGATGGGGGCTTCCGGGTTCTTGAAATTATTGACATAGCAGAGGTCGTCCGGGACCTTGTCCTTCTTGGATATCTCCTCCAGTAGTTTCTTGACAGTGGTCATCCTGCCGCTTCCGGGCATCCCTGTTACGAAGACATTGTACCCTTGTCTGTCTATGCCCATACCGAATTTGAAGGCCTCAACCGCCCGCTTCTGTCCGACGATCTCCTTCAGCGGTTCCAGATCATCAGTGGTTTCAAAAGGAAGGGTGGCAGGATCGAGCCTCCATCTGAGATGTTCCACAGGGACTTCAGGATAAGTGCTTTTTTTTGCCATTGTCGATCTCCTTAACTTTGGTGAAAACTTGAAAAAGAACGTCGAAACTCCCTACCCCTGAGAATGCTGTTCCCACGGAATCCTCCATCGGAAGTTCAGCGGAACAGGTGCGAATCAGTCCAAAACGAATGTTCCAAGTTCCATAATACCCGGGAGTCTACTTTCCGCTTGATCCACTCTCGTCTGCGGGTTCAATATATCTCCACTCGAATTTTGCAGGTCTCTCTCGGTTTCCATTTAGGCACCACGATTTTCAATATGCCCCCCTGAAGGGTCGCCTTGATCTTATCGATTCGTGCACGGATCGGGAGCGGAACGGTACGGGAAAAAGACCGGAGCTTCCTTTCCACTCGCTGATAATAACCGCTTCCTTCAACAGAGGTCTCTTTTTTGCACCCTTTGATCGTCAGTTT of the Deltaproteobacteria bacterium genome contains:
- a CDS encoding Hsp20/alpha crystallin family protein, which translates into the protein MTELIPWIHDEINRMKKDMDQLLNRCWPDVGADLLMGGFSGGILLEITHTDEALTIRAVIPGVDPADLDISVTDEKLTIKGCKKETSVEGSGYYQRVERKLRSFSRTVPLPIRARIDKIKATLQGGILKIVVPKWKPRETCKIRVEIY